In a single window of the Nocardioides sp. L-11A genome:
- a CDS encoding class I SAM-dependent methyltransferase codes for MATDPTPDAPGLCFGSVAEAYDRGRPGYPREAVAWLTGEEPIAVLELGAGTGKLTEHLVALGHDVHATDPDPRMLDRLGTRLPELRVSQTAAEEIPAADATYDLVIAADADEWFDSERALPEIARVLKRGGTFAIVRNVRDERIPWVRRLGNLIGHHTIGAGVGDAVESSPYFGPAEDASFKQWQVIDRSSVQDLARSLPDVAGLDRTGQESKVREVLAFYDDFGRGMDGMQLPWVAECFRAVVGIQPKTIRQDQVATGTPTAEPAAESGPGSPGGPGPELVGEDTVPVALAPAVEPPADDDSGMLLIDFR; via the coding sequence ATGGCTACCGACCCCACCCCCGACGCACCGGGCCTCTGCTTCGGCAGTGTGGCCGAGGCCTACGACCGCGGCCGCCCCGGCTACCCGCGCGAGGCCGTCGCGTGGCTGACGGGCGAGGAGCCGATCGCGGTCCTCGAGCTGGGCGCCGGCACGGGCAAGCTCACCGAACACCTCGTCGCCCTCGGGCACGACGTGCACGCGACCGACCCCGACCCGAGGATGCTCGATCGCCTCGGCACCCGGCTGCCGGAGCTGCGGGTCTCGCAGACGGCGGCCGAGGAGATCCCCGCCGCGGACGCGACGTACGACCTGGTGATCGCGGCGGACGCCGACGAGTGGTTCGACAGCGAGCGGGCGCTGCCCGAGATCGCCCGGGTCCTCAAGCGGGGCGGGACCTTCGCGATCGTCCGCAACGTCCGCGACGAGCGGATCCCGTGGGTGAGGCGGCTCGGCAACCTGATCGGCCACCACACCATCGGCGCGGGCGTGGGTGACGCGGTCGAGTCGTCGCCGTACTTCGGACCGGCCGAGGACGCCTCCTTCAAGCAGTGGCAGGTCATCGACAGGTCCTCGGTGCAGGATCTCGCGCGCTCGCTGCCCGACGTCGCCGGACTGGACCGGACCGGGCAGGAGTCGAAGGTCCGCGAGGTGCTCGCGTTCTACGACGACTTCGGCCGCGGCATGGACGGCATGCAGCTGCCCTGGGTCGCCGAGTGCTTCCGCGCGGTCGTCGGCATCCAGCCGAAGACGATCCGCCAGGACCAGGTAGCCACCGGTACGCCGACCGCGGAGCCCGCCGCCGAGAGCGGGCCCGGCAGCCCGGGTGGTCCGGGCCCGGAGCTGGTCGGCGAGGACACCGTCCCGGTGGCGCTCGCGCCGGCCGTCGAGCCCCCGGCCGACGACGACTCCGGCATGCTGCTCATCGACTTCCGCTGA
- a CDS encoding type II toxin-antitoxin system VapC family toxin — MIIDSSAIIAILFGEPESEDFVGRMASARCRMSTANWLESAMRLEGVLGAGAGPVLDGLVDELSIVLEPVTVEHATAARIAFRRYGKGSGSPAELTFGDCLAYALSATSGEPLLFKGDDFTHTDILSVR; from the coding sequence GTGATCATCGACTCGTCGGCGATCATCGCGATCCTCTTCGGAGAGCCCGAATCGGAGGACTTCGTCGGCCGGATGGCTTCCGCACGCTGCCGTATGTCGACGGCGAACTGGCTCGAGTCGGCCATGCGCCTCGAGGGCGTCCTCGGGGCAGGCGCCGGGCCGGTGCTGGACGGGCTCGTCGACGAGCTCAGCATCGTTCTGGAGCCCGTCACCGTGGAGCACGCAACAGCCGCGCGCATCGCGTTCCGGCGCTACGGCAAGGGCTCCGGCTCCCCGGCCGAGCTCACCTTCGGCGACTGCTTGGCCTACGCGCTCTCCGCCACCTCCGGCGAGCCGCTGCTCTTCAAAGGCGACGACTTCACCCACACCGACATCCTCAGCGTCCGCTGA
- a CDS encoding oxidoreductase has translation MTTDPHAWLLSLEGVPSGFAGARDGIDVVLRDRGLRRTGPELTAESLLRGAHASAVLEGSGSTLPEVRAGEGDEIAGDAVRLATELLALMPVLRRQPLQALARMHSLAARGTLPDELLGRPRDGESASRLRGIAELVTAPTEAPALAVAAVVHAELVTAAPFGSHNGIVARAAERLVAATRGVDEKSLVVPEAAHLALRPQYESNLRGWASGGPAGMHAWLLYAVEAWSAAAEASPLVRAAE, from the coding sequence GTGACGACCGACCCGCACGCCTGGCTGCTCTCCCTCGAGGGCGTCCCCTCCGGCTTCGCCGGCGCCCGCGACGGCATCGACGTGGTGCTCCGCGACCGGGGCCTGCGCCGGACCGGCCCGGAGCTGACCGCTGAGTCACTGCTGCGCGGGGCGCACGCCAGCGCGGTACTGGAGGGATCCGGGTCCACGCTGCCCGAGGTCCGCGCCGGGGAGGGCGACGAGATCGCCGGCGACGCCGTCCGCCTCGCCACCGAGCTCCTCGCGCTGATGCCCGTGCTGCGCCGCCAGCCGCTCCAGGCGCTCGCCCGGATGCACAGCCTCGCCGCGCGCGGCACCCTGCCCGACGAGCTGCTCGGCCGCCCGCGCGACGGTGAGTCCGCGTCCCGGCTGCGGGGGATCGCCGAGCTGGTCACCGCGCCGACCGAGGCGCCCGCCCTCGCGGTCGCCGCCGTCGTCCACGCCGAGCTGGTCACGGCCGCGCCGTTCGGCTCGCACAACGGCATCGTGGCCCGCGCCGCCGAGCGACTGGTCGCCGCGACCCGCGGGGTGGACGAGAAGTCGCTCGTCGTACCCGAGGCCGCGCATCTCGCGCTCCGCCCTCAGTACGAGTCCAACCTGCGCGGCTGGGCGAGCGGCGGTCCCGCGGGCATGCACGCCTGGCTGCTGTACGCCGTCGAGGCGT
- a CDS encoding type II toxin-antitoxin system VapB family antitoxin translates to MSLNIKNERVHALAREAARITGKTQTSVIEEALERFLAEVGADPVEAERRRKIDAVHRIQLRVAALPRLTGPDRILSDDDLYDPETGLPA, encoded by the coding sequence ATGAGTCTGAACATCAAGAACGAACGGGTGCACGCGCTGGCGCGAGAGGCAGCGCGGATCACCGGGAAGACGCAGACCAGCGTCATCGAGGAGGCCCTGGAGAGGTTCCTCGCGGAGGTCGGCGCGGATCCGGTCGAGGCGGAGCGACGGCGCAAGATCGACGCCGTCCACCGGATCCAGCTCAGGGTCGCTGCCTTGCCCCGGCTGACCGGTCCCGATCGGATCCTGAGCGACGACGACCTCTACGACCCGGAGACAGGTCTGCCGGCGTGA